In Sphingomonas psychrotolerans, the following proteins share a genomic window:
- a CDS encoding TonB-dependent receptor, whose translation MTIHQGKTFRAYLAAATMLAGGAVMLPAPAAAQVTTGSIRGHVTASDGSAAAGAQVSARNTGTNQTYRATSAADGRYTLSGLRPGSYEVTATAGEQTSSQTVTLGVGQAASLDLAVGAETVAAVDEGESEIVVTGSRLAETRTSEVATNVSQEQIRTLPQTDRNFLSFAALAPGVRYNDSETDKGIQSGASTASQVNVFIDGVSLKNKLREGGIAGQQNSRGNPFGQLAVQEFRVLTQNYKAEYEQAGSAIVTAITKSGTNEFHGEAFGQYTDKGLAQKSYFDKRNNRPEPDFERKQYGVSLGGPIIKDKLFFFLAYEGNDQNRAFNVDSTGNSAAIAEFEQFSGRRLADFEGAFVSPFRGDFYFGKLTLTPDDRNTFDLSFSRRQETDIQGFGGNTSYEYAENKRNQVDTYLFKWTHNGENFINEFNANFLDYTFNPTSLNPGLPSFDYDGVILFGGKDSTRREVQKGHTLRNDFTYTGVEGHAFKVGARVEITDIDFDNQNLIQPRYIFRREPQNNLNYSFPAEARLGLGSGLVQGSNTQVGLYVQDDWDVTDRLQLNLGIRWDYETNGFNNEYRTPAAAAAALRALPTTAYFDPENYITDGNDRSPFAGAIAPRLGFSWDLNGDRSTVIFGGLGRYYDRNSFNNTVDELSRTINPVGVFRFSVDGAPRSGLPTIQWNPSYLTREGLLALRASAAGAGNPELFAVKNDAKPPVNDQISLGVRQRFGIFQASVTGSYQRGRNGYTHLFATRNNNGLGGCCNTAPVVPFGYANVLIGYDGLDTRYKALFVTLDKPYSPASGWGINIAYTLSKGEQNGGDLFSLDAITPDDYGWRPRNGDERHRLVFSGIVDLPLGFQFSTLTTLGSGQAFRVTDQTNGADSGFNRFTAAYPQKNCIGGVFAYCEVNLSLAKKFKLFGGHQVEAAVDLLNAFNNKNFEGFDDSFNNTIDPTTGEVVNPLDPADIGRNLLTLPRRIQFRLGYRF comes from the coding sequence ATGACGATCCATCAGGGAAAAACCTTCAGGGCATATCTCGCAGCGGCGACGATGCTGGCAGGCGGCGCGGTGATGTTGCCCGCGCCGGCGGCGGCGCAGGTCACCACCGGCTCGATCCGCGGGCACGTGACCGCGAGTGACGGCAGCGCCGCCGCAGGCGCGCAGGTTTCGGCGCGCAACACCGGCACCAACCAGACCTATCGCGCCACCAGCGCCGCCGATGGTCGCTACACGCTGAGCGGGCTGCGCCCCGGCTCGTACGAAGTGACTGCGACTGCGGGCGAGCAGACCAGCAGCCAGACGGTGACGCTCGGCGTCGGCCAGGCGGCGTCGCTCGATCTTGCAGTCGGCGCGGAAACCGTCGCTGCCGTCGACGAGGGCGAGAGCGAGATCGTCGTCACCGGTTCGCGGCTGGCCGAGACCCGCACCAGCGAAGTCGCGACCAATGTCAGCCAGGAGCAGATCCGCACCCTGCCGCAGACCGATCGCAACTTCCTGTCCTTTGCGGCGCTGGCGCCCGGGGTGCGCTACAACGACAGCGAAACCGACAAGGGCATCCAGTCTGGCGCCTCGACCGCCAGCCAGGTCAACGTGTTCATCGACGGCGTCAGTCTGAAAAACAAGTTGCGCGAGGGTGGCATCGCCGGCCAGCAGAACAGCCGCGGCAATCCGTTCGGCCAGCTGGCGGTGCAGGAGTTCCGCGTGCTGACGCAGAACTACAAGGCCGAGTACGAGCAGGCCGGTTCGGCGATTGTCACCGCGATCACCAAATCGGGCACCAACGAATTCCACGGCGAAGCATTCGGCCAATATACCGACAAGGGGCTTGCGCAGAAATCGTACTTCGACAAGCGCAACAATCGGCCCGAGCCCGATTTCGAGCGCAAGCAATATGGCGTTTCGCTCGGCGGCCCGATCATCAAGGACAAGTTGTTCTTCTTCCTCGCTTATGAGGGCAACGATCAGAATCGCGCGTTCAACGTCGACAGCACCGGCAATTCGGCGGCGATCGCCGAGTTCGAGCAATTTTCCGGACGTCGCCTCGCCGACTTCGAGGGCGCGTTCGTCAGCCCTTTCCGTGGGGACTTCTATTTCGGCAAATTGACACTGACTCCGGACGATCGCAACACGTTCGACCTGTCGTTCAGCCGCCGTCAGGAAACCGACATCCAGGGTTTCGGCGGTAATACCTCCTACGAATATGCCGAGAACAAACGCAATCAGGTCGACACCTATCTCTTCAAGTGGACGCATAATGGCGAGAACTTCATAAACGAGTTCAATGCGAACTTCCTCGATTACACCTTCAATCCGACGTCGTTGAACCCGGGGCTACCAAGCTTCGACTATGACGGCGTTATCCTGTTCGGCGGCAAGGATTCGACGCGGCGCGAGGTTCAGAAGGGCCACACGCTGCGCAACGATTTCACTTATACCGGTGTCGAGGGCCACGCCTTCAAGGTCGGTGCGCGCGTCGAAATCACCGATATCGACTTCGACAACCAGAACCTCATCCAGCCGCGTTACATCTTCCGGCGCGAGCCTCAGAACAACCTTAACTATTCCTTTCCGGCGGAAGCGCGACTCGGACTGGGCAGCGGATTGGTGCAGGGCTCCAACACGCAAGTGGGCCTGTACGTGCAGGACGATTGGGATGTGACCGATCGGCTCCAGCTCAATCTCGGCATACGCTGGGACTATGAGACCAACGGATTCAACAACGAGTATCGCACTCCGGCTGCCGCGGCTGCGGCGTTGCGGGCGTTGCCGACGACAGCCTATTTCGATCCCGAAAACTATATCACCGACGGCAATGATCGAAGCCCTTTCGCCGGCGCGATCGCACCGAGGCTCGGCTTCTCCTGGGATCTGAACGGGGATCGCTCGACGGTCATCTTCGGCGGCCTCGGCCGTTATTACGATCGTAATAGCTTTAACAACACGGTTGACGAACTCTCGCGGACGATCAACCCGGTTGGCGTGTTCCGCTTCTCAGTCGACGGTGCACCGCGTAGTGGGCTGCCGACGATCCAGTGGAACCCGTCCTACCTAACCCGGGAAGGTTTGCTCGCGCTGCGGGCGAGTGCGGCGGGGGCGGGTAATCCCGAATTGTTCGCGGTCAAGAACGACGCCAAGCCGCCGGTCAACGACCAGATCAGCCTCGGCGTACGCCAGCGGTTCGGCATTTTCCAGGCATCGGTTACCGGATCGTACCAGCGTGGCCGAAACGGCTATACGCATCTGTTCGCCACCCGGAACAACAACGGGCTCGGCGGCTGCTGCAACACCGCGCCGGTGGTGCCGTTCGGCTATGCCAACGTGTTGATCGGCTATGACGGGCTCGACACGCGCTACAAGGCTCTCTTCGTCACGCTCGACAAACCCTACAGCCCCGCCTCGGGCTGGGGGATCAATATCGCCTACACGCTCTCCAAGGGCGAGCAGAATGGCGGCGATCTGTTCAGCCTCGATGCGATCACTCCCGACGATTATGGCTGGCGCCCGCGCAACGGCGACGAGCGTCATCGCCTCGTCTTCTCGGGGATCGTCGATCTGCCGCTCGGCTTCCAGTTCTCGACCCTGACCACGCTCGGCAGCGGCCAGGCATTCCGCGTGACCGATCAGACCAACGGCGCCGACTCCGGATTCAATCGCTTCACCGCCGCCTATCCGCAGAAAAACTGCATCGGCGGCGTGTTCGCCTATTGCGAAGTCAATCTGTCGCTAGCGAAGAAGTTCAAGCTGTTCGGCGGTCATCAGG